One genomic region from Pyxicephalus adspersus chromosome 1, UCB_Pads_2.0, whole genome shotgun sequence encodes:
- the RNF121 gene encoding E3 ubiquitin ligase RNF121 (The sequence of the model RefSeq protein was modified relative to this genomic sequence to represent the inferred CDS: added 95 bases not found in genome assembly): protein MAAAVLEVEVGAAGETAEEVDLADLAPEERWRVEHARMHAKHRGHEAMHAEMVLILMATLVVAQLLLVHWKQRHSRSYNMVTLFQMWIVPVYFTVKLHWLRFLGIWIFFSLITAFITYRATRKPLDQTTPRLVYKWFLLLYKISYATGIVGYIAVMFTLFGLNFLFRIKPEDAMDFGIALLFYGLYYGVLGRDFAEMCADYMASTIGFYSASGMPTKHLSDNMCAVCGQQIFVDVNEEGIIENTYRLSCNHVFHEFCIRGWCIVGKKQTCPYCKEKVDLKRMFSNPWERPHVMYGQLLDWLRYLVAWQPVIIGLVQVINYCLGLE, encoded by the exons GGTGGAACATGCCCGCATGCATGCCAAGCACCGAGGCCACGAAGCTATGCACGCAGAAATGGTGCTAATTCTCATGGCCACCCTGGTGGTGGCCCAGCTTCTGCTCGTGCACTGGAAACAGAGGCATTCGCGTTCCTACAAT ATGGTGACTCTCTTCCAGATGTGGATTGTTCCTGTCTATTTCACAGTGAAGCTGCACTGGTTGCGGTTCCTGGGAATCTGGATCTTCTTCTCCCTTATCACCGCCTTTATAACCTACAGGGCCACCCGCAAGCCGCTGGATCAGACCACCCCTAG GCTCGTATATAAATGGTTCCTCCTCTTGTATAAAATAAGTTACGCTACTGGAATTGTGGGATACATTGCTGTGATGTTCACGTTGTTCGGTCTAAACTTCCTGTTCAG AATAAAGCCAGAGGATGCAATGGACTTTGGTATCGCCCTCCTTTTTTATGGCCTCTACTATGGGGTTCTCGGAAGGGACTTTGCTGAGATGTGTGCCGATTACATGGCATCCACAATAGGC TTCTACAGCGCATCAGGAATGCCCACCAAGCACCTCTCGGACAATATGTGCGCCGTTTGTGGACAGCAGATCTTTGTGGATGTCAATGAAGAAGGAATCATTGAGAACACCTACAGGCTGTCCTGCAACCATGT TTTCCATGAGTTTTGTATCCGAGGCTGGTGCATCGTGGGGAAGAAGCAGACATGTCCGTACTGCAAGGAGAAAGTGGATCTGAAGAGGATGTTCAGCAATCC ATGGGAGAGACCTCATGTCATGTATGGACAGTTACTAGACTGGTTACGTTACCTGGTGGCATGGCAGCCTGTGATCATTGGACTGGTACAGGTCATTAACTACTGTCTGGGCCTAGAATGA
- the XNDC1N gene encoding protein XNDC1N translates to MAPITIQHVVSFSSQDPKHPVENLLSDNIQPWLSCPRDRSRQLKVELQLERASRIGYIDVGNSGSAFLQIDVGRSIWPVGQSFIPLLPTATLMSPADSKLDRNSSGVRMFKEGDFLEESAGEKWDRLRITCTQPFNKHKQFGLSFLRLRSALDEADQNHTAPPNPTHQECRSPPLSVVLPGKSEKDEDAHNRDQLEERIKEKLQRVMSPPSPRTPCLSRTVRMVLSATQSRKRIFPTASPPSPPIPLRLGEGDSQRGDSPVSSGSCPETSVTPSKPSPRDRGNLSNRGKQRAVRARGRGRRQSGNSQRRVDDSQHSAQRHPGTNMSHCPICTEYFPDDVLLVHASGCGEVYEPPNIIQSSSDDDSWDGPQAIRDVSGSWVTCPLCALPFQSSEIEQHASTCGE, encoded by the exons ATGGCCCCAATCACAATCCAGCATGTTGTGTCCTTCAGCTCTCAG GATCCCAAGCACCCCGTGGAAAATCTCCTGAGTGACAACATCCAGCCGTGGCTGAGCTGCCCCCGGGACCGCAGCCGGCAGCTGAAGGTTGAGCTGCAGTTGGAGCGAGCCAGTCGTATTGGTTATATAGATGTGG GGAACAGCGGCTCGGCCTTCTTGCAGATTGACGTCGGGCGCTCCATTTGGCCGGTGGGTCAATCATTCATCCCTCTGCTACCCACAGCCACCCTGATGTCCCCAGCCGATTCCAAGCTGGACAGGAACAGCAGTGGGGTCCGGATGTTCAAAGAAG GCGACTTCTTGGAGGAATCAGCTGGAGAGAAATGGGACCGACTGCGAATCACCTGCACTCAGCCCTTCAACAAGCACAAACAGTTCGGTCTGTCCTTCCTCCGCCTCAGATCTGCGCTGGATGAAGCGGATCAGAACCACACGGCACCACCCAATCCCACCCACCAG GAATGTAGATCCCCTCCACTGTCTGTTGTTCTTCCAGGGAAATCTGAGAAAGATGAGGATGCTCACAATCG GGATCAGCTGGAAGAGAGGATAAAGGAGAAGCTGCAGCGGGTTATGTCTCCCCCTTCTCCCCGCACCCCGTGTCTCAGCCGCACAGTCCGCATGGTGCTATCAGCAACTCAGTCACGTAAACGCATCTTTCCCACCGCATCGCCACCGAGTCCGCCTATCCCTCTACGGCTAGGAGAGGGCGACAGCCAGCGCGGAGACAGCCCAGTGTCCTCCG GTTCTTGCCCTGAGACGTCCGTCACACCAAGCAAACCATCACCCAGAGATCGGGGCAATTTATCCAACAGAGGCAAGCAGAGAGCAGTGCGGGCTCGCGGGAG AGGGAGACGACAGTCTGGAAATTCCCAGAGAAGAGTGGATGACAGCCAGCACTCAGCACAGCGCCATCCAGGGACCAACATGAGCCACTGCCCTATCTGTACAG AGTATTTTCCTGACGATGTCCTCCTTGTACACGCCTCCGGCTGCGGGGAAGTGTACGAGCCGCCCAATATCATCCAATCATCTTCAGACGACGACTCCTGGGACGGCCCCCAGGCCATTCGGGATGTTTCGGGGTCCTGGGTCACATGTCCGCTGTGTGCACTCCCCTTCCAGAGCAGTGAGATAGAACAACACGCCAGTACATGTGGAGAGTGA